In Endozoicomonas sp. GU-1, one DNA window encodes the following:
- a CDS encoding SDR family NAD(P)-dependent oxidoreductase, whose product MITRLFTLSDQLAFAKLSGDYNPLHIDEIASRRYMFGEPLVHGIHTLLWALDCFLAATPKPTTILSLEADFKKPVILSENVLVKFSEKSGHQLIEISSQSSLLSKVKLQCKPISREDWDLQQRQCMSGLAPEAQPRELTAAEVAKAKGQLELFYDNVHLSQLLPNVAAYLDPVCTAAMLASTRLVGGHCPGLNSLYSFFSLYASDKGKNTTTFAYQTAEYDERFSMAFIDLTTPGFIGNIRAFLRPPPVVQASCEQIKDTVKRDEFVGQKAIIIGGSRGLGEIVAKLLAAGGAEVFISFYRGRDEAEQLVNEIRSNGGKASTFRFNVLSPNWEAVLADHTDLHPSHLYYFATPFIAASPGQFSSEQHQCFSDYYVKGFVETVTPLLSKGLAHIFYPSTVMIDAMPLDMAEYSVAKAAGETVCRFLSKNNKGLRVSMPRLPKMTTDQTASLMKKDQLDPVPVMLDELRAHHMP is encoded by the coding sequence ATGATAACTCGCCTGTTTACCCTGAGTGATCAGCTGGCATTTGCAAAATTGTCCGGTGATTACAATCCGCTTCATATTGATGAAATAGCCTCACGAAGATATATGTTTGGCGAACCATTAGTGCATGGCATTCATACACTGCTCTGGGCCCTTGACTGCTTTCTTGCCGCCACCCCGAAACCAACGACAATTCTTTCCCTGGAAGCTGATTTCAAAAAGCCGGTTATTCTGAGTGAGAATGTATTGGTTAAGTTCAGTGAAAAATCCGGCCATCAACTGATCGAAATCAGCTCACAATCCAGCCTGCTGTCCAAAGTTAAACTGCAATGCAAGCCTATATCCCGAGAAGATTGGGATCTACAACAAAGACAGTGCATGTCAGGCCTCGCTCCCGAAGCCCAACCCAGGGAACTCACAGCAGCCGAGGTAGCAAAGGCGAAAGGCCAACTGGAACTATTTTACGACAATGTCCATTTGTCGCAATTACTGCCAAATGTTGCCGCTTATCTTGACCCGGTCTGTACGGCAGCCATGCTTGCCAGCACCCGGTTGGTTGGCGGTCATTGCCCCGGGCTGAATTCTCTCTATTCTTTTTTCTCTTTATATGCCTCTGATAAAGGTAAAAACACAACAACATTTGCTTACCAGACCGCAGAGTATGATGAGCGCTTCTCAATGGCCTTTATTGACCTGACAACCCCCGGATTCATCGGCAATATCCGGGCATTTTTACGCCCTCCCCCTGTCGTTCAGGCTTCCTGTGAACAGATCAAAGACACGGTGAAACGGGACGAATTTGTCGGCCAGAAAGCCATCATCATAGGTGGCTCAAGGGGGTTAGGGGAAATTGTCGCAAAGTTACTGGCTGCCGGTGGAGCCGAGGTCTTCATCAGTTTTTACCGTGGCAGAGATGAAGCAGAACAGCTGGTTAATGAGATCCGCAGCAATGGCGGTAAGGCAAGCACTTTCCGTTTCAACGTCCTGTCTCCAAACTGGGAAGCGGTGTTGGCGGATCATACAGATCTGCATCCCAGCCATCTTTATTATTTTGCGACACCTTTTATCGCAGCCTCACCGGGGCAGTTTTCTTCTGAACAGCACCAGTGTTTTTCTGATTACTACGTCAAGGGTTTTGTTGAAACAGTTACCCCACTGCTGTCGAAGGGTCTTGCCCACATTTTTTATCCTTCCACCGTTATGATTGATGCTATGCCATTGGACATGGCTGAGTATTCAGTAGCCAAGGCTGCCGGGGAAACGGTGTGCCGCTTTTTGTCAAAAAATAACAAGGGCTTGAGAGTCTCTATGCCAAGACTGCCAAAAATGACGACAGACCAGACCGCAAGCCTTATGAAAAAAGATCAACTGGATCCTGTTCCTGTGATGTTGGATGAACTTCGCGCACACCACATGCCATAA
- a CDS encoding polysaccharide deacetylase family protein, with translation MSGWKNSLYKLLVKSGLTHLTAYFNRHKLVILCLHSLSLKDEHLFWPGVFISRDRLIPILEFLKHSRYNVISLAEAQRHLQGEVTYEYPVVITIDDGWWASVAELLPVLEGYQFPSTTYVTTYYCDHQIAVVNVLLQYWLWKKPVDTISVSFNGKGYQFTGSNSELVKKIESCIRDFDDQTKMAFLAVIADFLGQDKTDLTDRRFHNASYDELARVVPNPLHSIQLHTHSHRLPEDTAGIQREIEINREKLTVSLNPSYGVDHLCYPSGIWQPGHIPELEALGVRTATTLDEGLNHRGEHLLKLKRNLVMDNRSLDQLKVTMSGIMDMARRLKQKL, from the coding sequence ATGTCGGGATGGAAAAACAGTCTTTATAAATTGCTGGTTAAATCCGGTTTGACTCATCTCACCGCTTACTTTAACCGTCATAAGCTGGTGATTCTCTGCCTGCACTCCCTTTCACTGAAAGACGAACACTTATTCTGGCCGGGCGTCTTTATTTCACGGGATAGGCTGATCCCTATTCTGGAGTTTCTGAAGCACTCACGATACAACGTCATAAGTCTTGCAGAGGCACAGCGGCATTTACAGGGAGAAGTGACTTATGAGTACCCCGTGGTCATTACCATTGACGATGGCTGGTGGGCAAGTGTCGCTGAGTTACTGCCTGTGCTTGAGGGCTACCAATTCCCTTCAACTACCTACGTAACCACCTATTACTGTGATCATCAAATAGCGGTCGTCAATGTATTGTTGCAATACTGGCTCTGGAAAAAGCCGGTGGATACCATAAGTGTGTCTTTTAATGGTAAGGGTTATCAGTTTACCGGCAGTAACAGCGAACTGGTTAAGAAGATCGAGTCCTGTATCCGTGACTTTGATGACCAGACCAAAATGGCATTTCTGGCAGTAATTGCTGATTTTCTCGGTCAGGATAAGACCGATCTCACTGATCGGCGTTTCCATAACGCCAGCTACGATGAGCTGGCCCGGGTCGTGCCAAATCCACTGCACTCAATTCAATTACATACTCATAGCCACCGACTTCCGGAAGATACGGCAGGTATCCAGCGGGAAATAGAGATTAACCGGGAAAAACTGACGGTATCGTTGAATCCATCCTATGGAGTGGATCACCTTTGCTATCCCAGTGGTATCTGGCAACCGGGGCACATTCCTGAGCTGGAGGCGCTGGGGGTGCGCACTGCGACCACTCTGGATGAGGGGCTTAACCATCGTGGTGAGCATTTGCTGAAACTGAAAAGGAACCTGGTGATGGATAACCGGAGTCTCGACCAGCTTAAAGTCACCATGTCCGGTATTATGGATATGGCCCGGCGTCTCAAACAAAAATTATGA
- a CDS encoding GIY-YIG nuclease family protein: MIIFTVTNKTTSQVYVGSTRNDLVDQWEKMVAAAEQNLDYPLYQEIRVHGRDSFVVEEWDFVDDRNELNALEQEAIETLNARSLRGYRTSTVKIQPKKKTRTRKSSLEKELASIFDEFDGDMDDFDEISPEPKKQTEEKTATPQQPAIAQPVTPVSVERVRSPDIKLDVATAQENAAEARKEKPVAKPENGSQVNAVVQMNNICLSDDISAQLEAIQAAANAVLSGDSNAVELLNSKPAAPAPVKIEVVELLPEPVKAAEPEIIIELDPREQRIREAIERHRKARAQKTSDSQASDRQQIEQLLAELTTRAMGMNSQSVAVAA; this comes from the coding sequence TTGATTATCTTCACCGTCACCAATAAAACCACCTCTCAAGTCTATGTTGGGTCAACCCGCAATGACCTGGTTGACCAATGGGAAAAAATGGTGGCTGCAGCCGAGCAGAATCTTGACTACCCGCTATACCAGGAGATCCGTGTACACGGCAGGGATAGCTTTGTTGTTGAAGAGTGGGATTTCGTAGATGACCGCAATGAGCTGAACGCGCTTGAACAGGAAGCCATTGAAACGCTGAATGCCCGCAGCCTCCGCGGCTATAGAACCAGCACCGTCAAGATCCAGCCTAAAAAGAAAACACGAACCCGCAAATCCAGCCTGGAAAAAGAGCTTGCCAGCATCTTTGACGAGTTCGACGGCGACATGGATGACTTTGATGAGATTTCTCCAGAGCCGAAAAAGCAGACGGAAGAGAAAACCGCAACACCACAACAGCCCGCTATTGCACAACCAGTGACGCCTGTTTCTGTTGAACGCGTCAGATCACCGGACATCAAACTGGATGTTGCTACCGCACAGGAAAACGCAGCAGAAGCCCGAAAAGAAAAGCCAGTGGCAAAACCGGAAAATGGCTCTCAGGTGAATGCCGTTGTGCAAATGAACAACATCTGTCTCAGCGATGACATTTCGGCCCAGCTTGAAGCCATTCAGGCAGCAGCCAACGCCGTCCTGTCAGGAGACAGCAATGCGGTTGAACTCCTCAACAGCAAACCAGCCGCTCCCGCACCGGTTAAGATCGAAGTGGTTGAGCTGCTGCCTGAGCCAGTGAAAGCGGCTGAACCAGAGATCATTATTGAGCTTGACCCAAGGGAACAACGCATCCGCGAAGCCATTGAGCGGCACCGCAAAGCCAGGGCCCAGAAGACGTCGGATAGCCAGGCATCCGATCGCCAGCAAATTGAACAACTGCTGGCAGAACTCACCACAAGAGCCATGGGCATGAATAGCCAGAGCGTGGCTGTCGCTGCCTGA